Proteins encoded within one genomic window of Microbacterium sp. LKL04:
- a CDS encoding GNAT family N-acetyltransferase — MTDAAVRRVRLHEWREVRDLRIRAVSDPVASIAFLTTREQELARDDVHWQSRTADAALGQNAAQFVAIAGERWVGSATVLIRDAGAADALGRGVAAPRAELVGVFVDAGHRGRGVLDELVAAASAWAEAVGADGLTLDVHIDNARAQAAYRRLGFIATGLGLDTEVGREIQMHRPSQ; from the coding sequence GTGACGGATGCCGCGGTCCGCCGCGTCCGCCTGCACGAGTGGCGCGAGGTCCGCGACCTCCGCATCCGCGCGGTCAGCGATCCGGTCGCGTCCATCGCGTTTCTGACCACCCGCGAGCAGGAGCTCGCCCGCGACGACGTGCACTGGCAGTCGCGGACCGCCGACGCCGCCTTGGGTCAGAACGCGGCGCAGTTCGTCGCGATCGCGGGGGAGCGGTGGGTCGGCTCCGCGACGGTCCTCATCCGGGATGCCGGTGCTGCCGACGCCCTGGGCCGCGGCGTCGCCGCCCCGCGGGCCGAGCTCGTCGGTGTCTTCGTCGATGCCGGCCACCGCGGGCGGGGTGTCCTCGACGAGCTCGTGGCCGCGGCATCCGCCTGGGCAGAGGCCGTCGGCGCCGACGGGCTCACCCTCGACGTCCACATCGACAACGCCCGCGCGCAGGCGGCCTACCGCCGGCTCGGATTCATCGCGACGGGACTTGGCCTCGACACCGAGGTCGGCCGTGAGATCCAGATGCACCGCCCGTCCCAGTAG
- the ruvX gene encoding Holliday junction resolvase RuvX translates to MSGFRRGIRLGIDVGRARVGVARCDPDGMLAVPVETVPRSETSVARIVEIAREYDPIEILVGLPISLGGSETASTTDAREFATELSAAVDVPIRLVDERLSTVSANAVLRQNGRSQKSSRRIVDQIAAVVLLQQAIDVEKSTGNPAGAAL, encoded by the coding sequence GTGAGCGGTTTCCGTCGCGGGATCCGTCTCGGCATCGACGTCGGGCGAGCCCGTGTCGGGGTCGCACGGTGCGATCCGGACGGGATGCTCGCCGTTCCGGTCGAGACCGTTCCCCGCTCCGAGACCTCGGTCGCGCGCATCGTCGAGATCGCGCGCGAGTACGACCCGATCGAGATCCTCGTCGGTCTCCCGATCAGCCTGGGGGGATCCGAGACCGCGTCGACGACCGATGCGCGCGAGTTCGCCACTGAGCTCTCGGCCGCTGTCGATGTGCCCATCCGACTGGTGGACGAGCGGCTGAGCACCGTGTCGGCGAACGCCGTGCTCCGTCAGAACGGGCGTTCGCAGAAGTCGTCTCGTAGGATCGTTGACCAGATCGCCGCGGTCGTTCTCCTCCAGCAGGCGATCGATGTCGAGAAGAGCACCGGCAACCCGGCCGGTGCGGCGCTGTAA
- the mltG gene encoding endolytic transglycosylase MltG yields MPETPSPGDLPEAPTSRRAAREAQRQNTQSVPGVDDAPAAENLQGDRQPVSEPVAAVPPASAVPRRTPVAERPLASTTAPIDALFEEKGLKAPSNSSKRHDKDRRKSRVAAWGVFAIVLAIIGGLVGGGVAVWTTYEDQIRKVLGWEEPKDFEAGMAEGEASVTVLSGQTGADISRALFDAGVTKTSDAFYSYLIESAEDPSALKPGVYALQKKMTSEAAYQALLDPTNKQEYTAQLREGLTVAQSVPRIAEGIGLPLEDVENAVKDPSAYGVKAETLEGWLFPATYTFDPDVTAKEVIQRMVDRTVQALDDAGVPTDQRERILTVASIIEKEARYADDFYKVSRVIENRLDPAISDTDGLLQMDSTAQYPFQDREGGTSSRAEELEDDNGWNTYKKKGLPVTPIANPGELAMKAALEPADGPWQYFVTVNLETGETVFSATFAEHEKAVAQYQQWCRDNPDGGCS; encoded by the coding sequence ATGCCCGAGACCCCGTCGCCTGGCGACCTTCCCGAGGCGCCGACGTCGCGTCGTGCGGCACGAGAGGCGCAGCGCCAGAACACGCAGAGTGTTCCTGGCGTCGACGACGCTCCTGCCGCGGAGAACCTGCAGGGCGACCGGCAGCCGGTCAGCGAGCCCGTCGCGGCTGTGCCCCCGGCATCCGCTGTCCCTCGGCGCACGCCCGTGGCGGAGCGGCCTCTCGCGTCGACGACGGCGCCGATCGACGCGCTCTTCGAGGAGAAGGGCCTGAAGGCCCCGTCGAACTCGTCGAAGCGCCACGACAAGGACCGTCGGAAGAGCCGCGTGGCGGCGTGGGGCGTGTTCGCGATCGTCCTCGCGATCATCGGCGGGCTCGTCGGCGGCGGCGTCGCCGTGTGGACCACCTATGAGGATCAGATCCGGAAGGTCCTCGGCTGGGAGGAGCCCAAAGACTTCGAGGCGGGGATGGCAGAGGGCGAGGCCAGCGTGACGGTGCTGTCGGGACAGACCGGCGCGGACATCTCCCGCGCGCTGTTCGACGCGGGCGTGACGAAGACGTCCGACGCGTTCTACTCGTACTTGATCGAGAGCGCCGAGGATCCCAGCGCGCTCAAGCCCGGCGTCTATGCGCTGCAGAAGAAGATGACCTCGGAGGCGGCCTACCAGGCTCTGCTCGACCCGACGAACAAGCAGGAGTACACCGCGCAGCTCCGCGAGGGTCTGACGGTCGCACAATCCGTTCCGCGCATCGCGGAGGGCATCGGTCTTCCCCTGGAGGACGTCGAGAACGCCGTGAAGGACCCGAGCGCGTACGGCGTGAAGGCGGAGACGCTGGAGGGGTGGCTCTTCCCGGCCACCTACACCTTCGATCCTGACGTGACGGCGAAAGAGGTCATCCAGAGGATGGTCGATCGCACCGTGCAGGCGCTCGACGACGCCGGTGTCCCCACCGATCAGCGGGAACGGATCCTCACGGTCGCGTCCATCATCGAGAAGGAGGCGCGGTACGCCGACGACTTCTACAAGGTGTCGCGTGTCATCGAGAACCGGCTCGACCCGGCCATCAGCGACACCGACGGGCTGCTGCAGATGGACTCGACCGCGCAGTACCCGTTCCAGGACCGCGAGGGCGGCACGAGTTCGCGGGCTGAGGAGCTCGAGGACGACAACGGCTGGAACACCTACAAGAAGAAGGGTCTCCCGGTCACCCCGATCGCGAACCCGGGCGAGCTCGCGATGAAGGCGGCGCTCGAACCCGCGGACGGGCCCTGGCAGTACTTCGTCACCGTCAACCTCGAGACGGGCGAGACCGTCTTCTCGGCGACGTTCGCCGAGCACGAGAAGGCCGTCGCGCAGTACCAGCAGTGGTGCCGGGACAACCCGGACGGGGGCTGCTCCTGA
- the aroC gene encoding chorismate synthase, with product MLRVLTAGESHGPELVAIMEGLPSGVPVSLDAIRADLARRKLGYGRGSRMKFEEDELNLSGGVRHGLSLGSPIALRIGNTEWPKWVEVMNPEPTELSERSRGRGAALTRPRPGHADLVGMQKYDFDEARPILERASARETAARVALGAIARGFLSELGIRLVSHTLSIGPVQVPEGAELPGPDDVDALDADPLRCFDPATSERMVAEVDAAKKDGDTLGGIVEVLAYGLPPGLGSHVHWDRRLDGKLAQALMSIQAIKGVEVGDGFETTRRRGSAAHDELFATEDGITRASDRAGGTEGGMSTGTVLRVRAGMKPIATVPHALRTVDVATGDTAAAHHQRSDVCAVPAAGVVAEAMVAIVLADAVLEKFGGDSVRETRRNLETYLEAIPETLKTTPASEAALLAHDLA from the coding sequence ATGCTCCGCGTGCTCACCGCCGGCGAATCCCACGGCCCCGAACTCGTCGCCATCATGGAGGGCCTGCCCTCCGGCGTCCCCGTCTCGCTCGACGCGATCCGCGCCGACCTGGCCCGCCGCAAGCTCGGCTACGGCCGTGGCTCGCGGATGAAGTTCGAGGAAGACGAGCTGAACCTCTCGGGCGGCGTCCGGCACGGCCTGTCGCTCGGCAGCCCGATCGCCCTGCGCATCGGCAACACCGAGTGGCCGAAGTGGGTCGAGGTCATGAACCCCGAGCCCACCGAGCTGAGCGAACGCTCCCGCGGCCGCGGTGCCGCGCTCACGCGCCCCCGTCCCGGTCACGCCGACCTCGTGGGCATGCAGAAGTACGACTTCGACGAGGCCCGGCCGATCCTCGAGCGCGCGAGCGCGCGCGAGACAGCCGCGCGCGTCGCGCTCGGTGCGATCGCCCGCGGCTTCCTCTCGGAGCTCGGCATCCGCCTCGTGAGCCACACGCTGTCGATCGGTCCCGTCCAGGTGCCCGAGGGGGCGGAGCTCCCCGGACCCGACGATGTCGATGCGCTCGACGCCGATCCGCTCCGCTGCTTCGACCCGGCCACGTCCGAGCGCATGGTCGCCGAGGTGGACGCCGCCAAGAAGGACGGCGACACCCTCGGCGGGATCGTCGAGGTGCTCGCCTACGGCCTGCCTCCGGGGCTCGGATCGCACGTGCACTGGGATCGGCGCCTCGACGGCAAGCTCGCCCAGGCCCTCATGAGCATCCAGGCGATCAAGGGCGTCGAGGTCGGGGACGGGTTCGAGACCACGCGTCGTCGCGGCTCGGCGGCTCATGACGAACTCTTCGCGACCGAGGACGGCATCACGCGCGCGTCCGACCGTGCCGGCGGCACCGAAGGCGGGATGTCGACGGGCACCGTCCTCCGCGTCCGGGCCGGGATGAAGCCCATCGCCACCGTCCCGCACGCGCTTCGTACCGTGGACGTCGCCACCGGTGACACGGCCGCTGCCCACCACCAGCGCTCGGATGTCTGCGCGGTGCCGGCAGCCGGCGTCGTCGCCGAGGCGATGGTCGCGATCGTGCTCGCCGACGCGGTCCTCGAGAAGTTCGGCGGCGACAGCGTCCGTGAGACGCGTCGCAACCTCGAGACCTACCTCGAGGCGATCCCCGAGACGCTGAAGACGACCCCTGCGTCCGAGGCGGCACTCCTCGCGCATGACCTCGCCTGA
- a CDS encoding shikimate kinase translates to MTSPDARAIVLIGPMGAGKTSVGKRVAKRLGRTFHDTDAMIVRAHGPIADLFATHGEPHFRSLERDAVAQALSSGGVVSLGGGAVLDEATRERLRSHRVALLTVAPRVVARRLGEAASRPLLSGDDETPIQRWERIYAERRPVYEAVADATFDTSSGPLENIVTAIADWAGPAADTSGVTP, encoded by the coding sequence ATGACCTCGCCTGACGCCCGGGCGATCGTGCTCATCGGTCCCATGGGGGCCGGCAAGACGAGCGTCGGTAAACGGGTGGCGAAGCGACTCGGGCGCACCTTCCACGACACCGACGCGATGATCGTCCGCGCTCACGGGCCCATCGCGGACCTGTTCGCGACACACGGTGAGCCGCACTTCCGCTCTCTCGAACGGGATGCGGTCGCGCAAGCCCTGAGCAGCGGCGGCGTCGTCTCGCTCGGCGGAGGAGCCGTGCTCGACGAGGCCACCCGGGAGCGACTGCGCTCACACCGTGTGGCCCTGCTGACCGTCGCGCCGCGCGTCGTCGCCCGTCGATTGGGCGAAGCGGCATCCCGCCCCCTGCTGTCGGGGGACGACGAGACGCCGATCCAGCGCTGGGAGCGCATCTATGCGGAACGGCGGCCCGTCTACGAGGCCGTCGCCGATGCGACCTTCGACACGTCGTCGGGGCCGCTCGAGAACATCGTGACCGCCATCGCGGACTGGGCAGGGCCCGCCGCCGACACCTCGGGAGTCACCCCATGA
- the alaS gene encoding alanine--tRNA ligase produces MKTAEIARRYLDYFEKRGHTIVPSASLVSDDPALLFTVAGMVPFIPYLSGDVPAPYKRAADNQKCIRTNDIEEVGKTPRHGTFFQMLGNWSFGDYFKKDAIRYAWELLTTPDEDGGLGFDPKDLWVTVYEEDDEAIQLWLEHSTLPEERIQRLGKDTNYWTTGLPGPAGPCSEIFFDRGPEYGVDGGPATDDDRYVEIWNLVFMQYEITNVRSKYEFDIIGDLPAQNIDTGMGLERVAFIKQGVDNMYETDQVRPVLDKAVELSGKRYGENHDDDVRFRVVADHIRSSLMLLSDGVTPANDGRGYILRRLMRRAIRSMRLLGVEGPTFAELFAVSRDAMKESYPVVETDYARLSQYALAEEATFLRTLASGSEILDTSIESAKSTQSTALSGSQAFLLHDTYGFPIDLTLEIAEEAGLSVDRAGFDTLMKEQRDRAKADARSRKRQLADTSVYRDFRALGETVFTGYTDLETESRILGILVDGAPADRASQGQIAEVITAETALYAESGGQVADKGVIVGPGYELEVLDVQKPVPGLISHTVEVTTGEVAVGHAATTVVDAANRRAAAQAHSATHLVHAALRDTLGKSATQAGSLNRAGYLRFDFSWGQALSPETRSEIEEIANNAVRDDLEVTTRVMSLDEAKAAGAMALFGEKYGDTVRMVDIGGPWSRELCAGTHVSSSAQVGLINLVGESSVGASNRRVEALVGQDAFRELAAERAIVSQLTSGLKIPRDQLPARIAELQASLKAAEKKIAQFEAKALGERVPTLAASAVSAGSYRVVAQSIGPVASADDLRTLALQVRERLGSDAGVVALAGEAGGRPIVIVATTEAARAAGAKAGLLAKTAAGVLGGGGGGRDDVAQGGGTDASALSAALTGIVAALEGATA; encoded by the coding sequence ATGAAGACCGCTGAGATCGCCCGGCGCTACCTGGACTACTTCGAGAAGCGCGGGCACACGATCGTGCCCTCGGCATCCCTCGTCAGTGATGACCCGGCGCTGCTGTTCACGGTCGCCGGCATGGTCCCCTTCATCCCGTACCTCTCGGGCGACGTGCCCGCGCCCTACAAGCGCGCGGCGGACAACCAGAAATGCATCCGCACGAACGACATCGAGGAGGTCGGCAAGACCCCGCGTCACGGCACGTTCTTCCAGATGCTGGGCAACTGGTCGTTCGGCGATTACTTCAAGAAGGACGCGATCCGGTACGCGTGGGAGCTCCTCACCACCCCCGACGAAGACGGCGGACTCGGATTCGATCCGAAGGATCTCTGGGTCACCGTCTACGAGGAGGACGACGAGGCGATCCAGCTCTGGCTCGAGCACTCGACCCTTCCCGAGGAGCGCATCCAGCGCCTGGGCAAGGACACGAACTACTGGACCACGGGGCTTCCCGGTCCCGCCGGCCCGTGCTCCGAGATCTTCTTCGATCGCGGTCCCGAATACGGCGTCGACGGCGGGCCCGCCACGGACGACGACCGCTACGTCGAGATCTGGAACCTCGTGTTCATGCAGTACGAGATCACGAACGTGCGCTCGAAGTACGAGTTCGACATCATCGGCGACCTCCCGGCACAGAACATCGACACCGGCATGGGCCTCGAGCGCGTCGCGTTCATCAAGCAGGGCGTCGACAACATGTACGAGACGGACCAGGTCCGTCCCGTCCTCGACAAGGCCGTGGAGCTCTCGGGCAAGCGGTACGGCGAGAACCACGACGACGACGTCCGCTTCCGCGTGGTGGCCGACCACATCCGCTCGTCGCTGATGTTGCTCTCCGACGGTGTGACGCCGGCGAACGACGGTCGCGGCTACATCCTGCGCCGCCTCATGCGCCGCGCAATCCGGTCGATGCGCCTGCTGGGCGTGGAAGGCCCGACGTTCGCGGAGCTTTTCGCGGTGTCGCGTGACGCGATGAAGGAGTCCTACCCGGTCGTCGAGACCGACTACGCTCGGCTGTCGCAGTACGCGCTGGCCGAGGAGGCGACCTTCCTCCGCACCCTCGCGAGCGGATCGGAGATCCTCGACACGTCGATCGAGTCCGCCAAGTCCACGCAGTCGACCGCGCTGAGCGGCTCGCAGGCATTCCTCCTGCACGACACCTACGGCTTCCCGATCGACCTCACGCTCGAGATCGCCGAAGAGGCCGGTCTCTCGGTCGACCGCGCCGGTTTCGACACCCTCATGAAGGAGCAGCGCGACCGCGCCAAGGCCGACGCCCGCTCCCGCAAGCGCCAGCTCGCCGACACGAGCGTCTACCGCGACTTCCGCGCGCTGGGTGAGACGGTCTTCACGGGATACACCGATCTCGAGACCGAGTCCCGGATCCTCGGCATCCTCGTCGACGGCGCTCCGGCCGACCGTGCCTCGCAGGGGCAGATCGCCGAGGTGATCACGGCCGAGACCGCCCTCTACGCGGAGTCGGGCGGCCAGGTCGCCGACAAGGGCGTCATCGTCGGTCCGGGTTACGAGCTCGAGGTCCTCGACGTGCAGAAGCCCGTCCCCGGTCTCATCAGCCACACGGTCGAGGTGACCACGGGCGAGGTCGCCGTCGGTCACGCCGCGACGACAGTGGTGGATGCCGCCAACCGCCGCGCGGCTGCGCAGGCCCACTCCGCGACCCACCTCGTGCACGCGGCTCTCCGCGACACGCTCGGCAAGAGTGCGACGCAGGCGGGCTCCCTCAACCGTGCGGGATACCTCCGGTTCGACTTCTCGTGGGGCCAGGCGCTCTCGCCCGAGACCCGCAGCGAGATCGAGGAGATCGCCAACAACGCCGTCCGCGACGACCTCGAGGTCACGACCCGCGTCATGTCGCTCGACGAGGCGAAGGCGGCGGGCGCCATGGCGCTGTTCGGCGAGAAGTACGGCGACACCGTGCGGATGGTCGACATCGGCGGCCCGTGGTCGCGCGAGCTCTGCGCCGGCACCCACGTGTCCTCCAGCGCCCAGGTCGGGCTCATCAACCTCGTGGGGGAGTCGTCCGTCGGCGCCTCCAACCGCCGCGTCGAGGCCCTCGTAGGCCAGGACGCCTTCCGCGAGCTCGCAGCCGAGCGTGCCATCGTGTCGCAGCTCACGTCGGGATTGAAGATCCCGCGCGACCAGCTGCCCGCGCGTATCGCGGAGCTGCAGGCCAGCCTCAAGGCGGCCGAGAAGAAGATCGCTCAGTTCGAGGCGAAGGCCCTCGGTGAGCGGGTGCCGACGCTTGCGGCATCCGCGGTCTCCGCCGGCTCCTACCGCGTGGTGGCGCAGTCGATCGGCCCGGTCGCCTCCGCCGACGACCTGCGGACGCTCGCCCTGCAGGTGCGCGAGCGTCTCGGTTCCGACGCCGGTGTCGTCGCCCTCGCGGGTGAGGCCGGTGGGCGTCCGATCGTCATCGTCGCAACCACCGAGGCCGCGCGCGCCGCGGGTGCCAAGGCGGGACTCCTGGCGAAGACCGCTGCCGGAGTGCTCGGCGGCGGTGGCGGCGGCCGTGATGACGTGGCACAGGGAGGCGGGACGGATGCCTCGGCTCTGTCGGCTGCGCTGACCGGGATCGTCGCGGCACTGGAGGGTGCGACCGCGTGA
- the aroB gene encoding 3-dehydroquinate synthase — protein sequence MTHTTISVTGASPYDIHVGRGLLAGVREHFAPTVKKVLIVHTPRLGAKAADLRELLLADGSLEVLTAEVPDAEDGKRIEVAAFCWQVMGQADFTRTDAVIGFGGGAVTDLAGFVAASWLRGVQVVQIPTTVLGMVDAAVGGKTGVNTAEGKNLVGAFWAPRSVICDLDVLDTLPRNETVAGFAEVVKAGFIWYPEILDIVERDPEAAVDPTTDEFRRCIELAIEMKARVVSEDFREAGLREVLNYGHTLGHAIEHAERYRWRHGAAISIGMMYAAELSRLAGRLSDDDVARHRRIFDLLGLPTSYRMDGWQHLLGVMQRDKKSRAGMLRFIVLDAIGKPTVMQAPDESLLFAAYQEIAG from the coding sequence ATGACCCACACCACCATCAGCGTCACCGGGGCCTCGCCCTACGACATCCACGTCGGTCGGGGCCTGCTCGCCGGTGTCCGCGAGCACTTCGCCCCCACCGTCAAGAAGGTGTTGATCGTGCACACCCCGCGCCTGGGTGCGAAGGCGGCCGACCTGCGTGAACTGCTCCTCGCCGACGGCTCGCTCGAGGTGCTCACCGCCGAGGTCCCCGACGCCGAGGACGGCAAGCGCATCGAGGTCGCCGCCTTCTGCTGGCAGGTCATGGGGCAGGCCGACTTCACCCGCACCGACGCGGTCATCGGCTTCGGCGGCGGCGCCGTGACGGACCTCGCGGGGTTCGTGGCGGCATCCTGGCTGCGCGGAGTGCAGGTCGTGCAGATCCCGACGACCGTCCTCGGGATGGTGGATGCCGCTGTCGGCGGCAAGACCGGTGTCAACACGGCCGAGGGGAAGAACCTCGTCGGCGCGTTCTGGGCTCCCCGTTCGGTGATCTGCGACCTCGACGTGCTCGACACGCTGCCGCGCAACGAGACGGTCGCCGGTTTCGCGGAGGTCGTGAAGGCCGGCTTCATCTGGTACCCCGAGATCCTCGACATCGTCGAGCGCGACCCCGAGGCGGCGGTCGACCCGACGACGGACGAATTCCGCCGGTGCATCGAGCTCGCGATCGAGATGAAGGCGCGCGTGGTGAGCGAGGACTTCCGCGAGGCAGGCCTGCGTGAAGTACTGAACTACGGCCACACCCTGGGTCACGCGATCGAGCACGCCGAGCGGTACCGCTGGCGCCACGGCGCCGCCATCTCGATCGGCATGATGTACGCCGCCGAGCTCTCGCGCCTCGCCGGGCGGCTCTCGGACGACGACGTCGCGCGCCACCGCCGGATCTTCGACCTCCTGGGCCTTCCCACGAGCTATCGGATGGATGGCTGGCAGCACCTGCTGGGCGTCATGCAGCGCGACAAGAAGTCGCGCGCCGGCATGCTCCGCTTCATCGTCCTCGACGCGATCGGCAAGCCCACCGTCATGCAGGCTCCCGACGAGTCGCTGCTGTTCGCGGCGTACCAGGAGATCGCCGGGTGA
- a CDS encoding ATPase, with amino-acid sequence MKKVLWFLMGIVAGFVAAHLVNKDPRGQELLSEVDLRISEFTDRMGEAYRTQEAKIEGIVADAQDALSKDAVSKDAASAPQGD; translated from the coding sequence ATGAAGAAAGTCCTCTGGTTCCTGATGGGCATCGTCGCCGGCTTCGTTGCCGCGCACCTGGTGAACAAGGATCCGCGAGGCCAGGAGCTCCTCTCCGAGGTCGACCTCCGCATCTCCGAGTTCACCGACCGGATGGGCGAGGCCTACCGGACGCAGGAGGCGAAGATCGAGGGCATCGTCGCCGACGCGCAGGACGCCCTGTCGAAGGATGCCGTGTCGAAGGATGCCGCGTCCGCCCCGCAGGGCGACTGA
- a CDS encoding type II 3-dehydroquinate dehydratase: protein MSTPRRLLLVNGPNLNLLGIREPDVYGHDTLADVEALVERTAAESGYEVRAVQSNHEGVLIDAIHAARTDCAAIVINPGGLTHTSVVLRDALSGVALPVAEVHISDVMAREPFRHHSYVADVAVVHVVGRGVAGYADATRELLSTLAG from the coding sequence GTGTCGACCCCCCGCCGCCTGCTGCTCGTCAACGGACCGAACCTGAACCTTCTCGGCATCCGTGAACCCGACGTCTACGGGCACGACACCCTCGCCGACGTCGAGGCGCTCGTCGAGCGGACCGCCGCGGAGTCCGGTTACGAGGTGCGCGCGGTGCAGAGCAATCACGAAGGCGTCCTGATCGACGCGATCCACGCGGCCCGCACGGACTGCGCTGCGATCGTCATCAACCCGGGCGGGCTGACGCACACGTCCGTCGTGCTGCGCGACGCTCTTTCGGGCGTCGCGCTCCCCGTCGCCGAGGTCCACATCTCCGACGTGATGGCCCGGGAACCGTTCCGCCACCACTCCTACGTCGCCGACGTCGCGGTGGTGCATGTCGTCGGCCGCGGGGTCGCCGGATACGCCGACGCGACCCGCGAACTGCTCTCGACCCTCGCCGGCTGA
- a CDS encoding shikimate dehydrogenase — protein sequence MSDVALEVWGDPIDHSLSPAMHTAAYGFLGWDWTYGRRRVDERSFDAELTGLDAAHRGLSLTMPLKHAAFAAAAERDARAILTGAANTLVRTGDGWRAFNTDVGGIVAALGEQGIVSAHRARIVGAGATASAALVALAELGVGEVEIVARRPEAAATLVDLGDRVGVHVTTALLSEPAERRVDVTIATLPGGVSVEDSVAGALAATGGPLMDVVYGHWPTDLSRAWDRAGGSARGGEGMLLHQAVLQIRAFATGGVDEPLPREAEVVAVMRRALVGD from the coding sequence ATGAGCGACGTCGCCCTGGAGGTCTGGGGCGATCCGATCGACCACAGCCTGTCACCGGCGATGCACACGGCGGCCTACGGCTTCCTCGGCTGGGACTGGACGTACGGTCGACGGCGCGTGGATGAGCGTTCCTTCGACGCGGAGTTGACCGGGTTGGACGCCGCACACCGCGGCCTCTCGCTCACGATGCCGCTGAAGCACGCCGCATTCGCCGCGGCGGCCGAGCGGGACGCGCGCGCGATCCTGACCGGTGCTGCCAACACTCTCGTGCGGACGGGCGACGGATGGCGTGCCTTCAACACCGATGTCGGCGGCATCGTCGCTGCGTTGGGCGAGCAGGGCATCGTGTCCGCCCATCGGGCGCGCATCGTCGGCGCGGGGGCGACGGCATCCGCTGCCCTCGTCGCGCTGGCGGAGCTCGGGGTCGGCGAGGTCGAGATCGTCGCTCGGCGCCCGGAGGCCGCGGCAACCCTCGTGGACCTCGGCGACCGCGTCGGTGTCCACGTGACGACGGCGCTCCTGAGCGAGCCCGCGGAGCGCCGCGTCGACGTCACGATCGCGACTCTGCCCGGAGGCGTATCGGTGGAGGATTCCGTCGCTGGCGCTCTGGCGGCGACCGGCGGTCCGCTGATGGACGTCGTGTACGGTCACTGGCCGACTGATCTCTCGCGGGCGTGGGATCGCGCGGGCGGTTCGGCGCGTGGAGGAGAGGGGATGCTGCTGCACCAGGCCGTGCTGCAGATCCGCGCGTTCGCGACCGGCGGGGTCGACGAGCCGCTGCCGCGAGAGGCCGAGGTCGTGGCCGTCATGCGCCGCGCGCTCGTGGGAGACTAG